The DNA region TGGCTCAAACGCGAGGACCAGCAGCCGATCTTCTCGTTCAAGCTGCGCGGCGCGTACAACCGCATGGCGCACCTCACCCCGCAGGAGCGGGCGGCGGGCGTGATCGCGGCGTCGGCCGGCAACCACGCGCAGGGCGTGGCGTTCGCCGCGCAGGAACTGGGCGTGCGGGCCGTGATCGTGATGCCCGCGACCACCCCGGACATCAAGGTCCGCGCCTGCCGGGCCCGCGGCGCGGAGGTGGTGCTGCACGGCGACAGCTTCAGTGACGCCGAGGCGCACGCCTACGGCCTGCAGGCCCGCGACGGCCTGACCTTCGTGCACCCGTACGACGACCCGCTGGTGCTGGCTGGTCAGGGCACGGTGGGCCTGGAACTGCTGCGGCAGGTGGAGGACACGGGCCCCACCACGGTGTTCGTGCCGGTGGGCGGCGGCGGGCTGATCGCGGGCACCGCCGCGGTCCTCAAGGCCCTGCGGCCCGGGTGGCGGGTGGTGGGTGTGCAGCCCGAGGACAGCGACGCCATGGTGCAGTCCGTTCACGCCGGGGAGCGCGTGCGGCTGGAGCAGGTGGGCCTGTTCGCGGACGGCGTGGCCGTCAAGCAGGTGGGGGCGCACACCTTCGCCCTGACCCGCCGGTACGTGGACGACTGGGTGCGGGTCAGCACCGACGAGATCTGCGCCGCCATGAAGGACGTGTTCGACGACACCCGCGCCGTGATGGAACCCGCCGGGGCGCTGGCCGTGGCCGGCCTGAAAAAGTACGCCACCGACCACGGCCTGCACGGCGAGACGCTGGTCGCCGTGACCAGCGGAGCGAACCTGAACTTCGACCGGTTGCGGCACGTGTCCGAACGCACCGAGATCGGCGAGAAACGCGAGGCGATCCTGGCCGTCACCATCCCCGAACGGCCCGGCGCGTACCAGGAGTTCATCGAGGTGCTCGGGCAGCGCGCCATCACCGAGTTCAACTACCGCTACGCCCCGCGCGCCGAGGCCCGCATCTTCGTGGGCGTGCAGCTCGCCCACCCCGGCCAGCGCGCGGAACTCCTCACGGCCCTGCACGCCGCCGGGTACCCGGTTACGGACCTCACCGACGACGAGATGGCCAAGGTCCACATCCGCCACATGGTCGGCGGCCGCGCGCCCGAAGCCACGGACGAACGGCTGTACGCCTTCACGTTCCCCGAGCGGCCCGGCGCGCTGCACGAGTTCCTGGCCACCCTGCGGGGCCGCTGGAACATCAGCCTGTTCCACTACCGCAACCACGGCAGCGACCACGGCCGCGTCCTGGCCGGCCTGCAGGTCCCGGACGCCGACCTGGACGAATTTCAGGCGTTCCTGGGCGCCCTGGGCTACCCGAACCAGGACATGAGCCGCAGCCCCGCCTACCGCCTGTTCCTCACCTAAACCTGGCTCAGGGCAGCGTGACGGTGCGGCCGCTCTTGAAGGTCACGCTCACGCCCGGGCGGCGGGGGTTGGCAGGGTCCACGCGACAGGCGGTGATGCGCTGCGCCCCCGTGACACTGATGGGCGGGCAGGTCCGGCTGGGCGTGCCGCCGGCCAGGACAGCCACCTGCATCTGCCGGGCGACCTGCTGTTCAAGGACTCGCTCGCGGGCGGCCAGCAGATTCGGGATCAGCACGGCCGCCAGGATGCCCACGAGGAAGGTGCCCACGACGGCGTGGCTGACGCCCATCACCACCTGCATGGCCGTGCTGACCGCCGGCTGGAACGCGACCCGCGCCTGCGCGCGGTAGGTGAGGTGATACGTGAACAGCAGCAGGGCCAGGGTCCCCAGGAGGGCCGCGAGGCTCAGGGGGCTGCCCTGCACCCTCAGCACGAAAGCCACTCCGAGCAGGATGGGTGTGAGGAAGAACCAGGCGACGTGCAGCGGCCACACGCCGATATACGTGAAGCCCGCCCCGGGCACGAGCAGGTTCAGCAGCACGCCCAGCACATACGACGGACGTTTCAGGGTGGTGCGGCGGGCAAGGTCTTCCGGGAAGGCGGTGGTCATGCGCCGAGCATGGCGCAGGCCGGCACCCGGCCCCGCCTCACCTGCGCGGCGATGGGGGCATCTCTCCCCCAGCGGCCCCGCGGCCCTGGCCTCACTTCACGAAGTTGGCCGGGCGTTTCTCCGCGAAGGCGCTCAGGCCTTCCTTGTGCTCCCAGGAGTCGCCGGCTTTCTGCTGCAGCACGCTCTCCTGGTCCAGCGCGTCGTCCAGGGTGCCGGTCATGGAGGCCTGGAGGGCCTGCTTGGTGAGTTTCAAGGCGTTGGCGGGCCGGGCGGCGAGGCGTTCGGCGTAGGCCTGCACGTCGGCGTGGAAGGTCTCGTCGGGGAACACGTGCTCGCACAGGCCCAGTTTCAGGGCGTCGT from Deinococcus ficus includes:
- the ilvA gene encoding threonine ammonia-lyase, biosynthetic, whose translation is MTSEQEWTDVTPGGLDAMDVLRLALTGKVYGAAQETPLSFAPALSARLGSGVWLKREDQQPIFSFKLRGAYNRMAHLTPQERAAGVIAASAGNHAQGVAFAAQELGVRAVIVMPATTPDIKVRACRARGAEVVLHGDSFSDAEAHAYGLQARDGLTFVHPYDDPLVLAGQGTVGLELLRQVEDTGPTTVFVPVGGGGLIAGTAAVLKALRPGWRVVGVQPEDSDAMVQSVHAGERVRLEQVGLFADGVAVKQVGAHTFALTRRYVDDWVRVSTDEICAAMKDVFDDTRAVMEPAGALAVAGLKKYATDHGLHGETLVAVTSGANLNFDRLRHVSERTEIGEKREAILAVTIPERPGAYQEFIEVLGQRAITEFNYRYAPRAEARIFVGVQLAHPGQRAELLTALHAAGYPVTDLTDDEMAKVHIRHMVGGRAPEATDERLYAFTFPERPGALHEFLATLRGRWNISLFHYRNHGSDHGRVLAGLQVPDADLDEFQAFLGALGYPNQDMSRSPAYRLFLT